The Buchnera aphidicola str. APS (Acyrthosiphon pisum) genome has a segment encoding these proteins:
- the cyoD gene encoding cytochrome o ubiquinol oxidase subunit IV yields the protein MSSFLNFNMNKEMKSYLLGFLFSSLLTTLPFLLAIEKFFCSEVNYIIFLLCAISQIIIHFVYFLHLSFDPEERWNLITLLFVIIIIFIVVFGSIWIMFNLNHNTM from the coding sequence ATGAGTAGTTTTTTAAACTTTAATATGAATAAAGAAATGAAGTCTTATTTATTAGGTTTTTTATTTTCTTCTCTATTAACTACACTGCCATTTCTATTGGCAATAGAAAAATTCTTTTGCAGCGAAGTTAATTACATTATTTTCTTGTTATGTGCTATTAGTCAAATTATTATTCATTTCGTATATTTTTTACATTTAAGTTTTGATCCAGAAGAAAGATGGAATCTGATTACTTTATTATTTGTGATCATCATTATTTTCATTGTAGTATTTGGTTCTATATGGATTATGTTTAATTTAAATCATAATACAATGTAA
- the cyoC gene encoding cytochrome o ubiquinol oxidase subunit III — MIENKFNNTILNSNSSTHDKISETKKLFGLWIYLMSDCIMFAVLFAVYAIVSSNISINLISNKIFNLSSILLETFLLLLSSLSCGFVVIAMNQKRIKMIYSFLTITFIFGLIFLLMEVHEFYELIIENFGPDKNAFFSIFFTLVATHGVHIFFGLILILSILYQIKKLGLTNSIRTRILCFSVFWHFLDIIWICVFTFVYLNGAI; from the coding sequence ATGATAGAAAATAAATTTAATAATACTATATTAAATAGTAATTCTAGTACGCATGATAAAATATCAGAAACTAAAAAGTTATTTGGTTTATGGATATATTTAATGAGCGACTGTATTATGTTTGCGGTTCTTTTTGCCGTTTATGCTATCGTCTCTTCAAATATATCAATTAATTTAATTAGTAATAAAATTTTTAATTTATCTTCTATTTTATTAGAAACATTTTTATTATTATTAAGTTCTTTGTCATGTGGGTTTGTTGTTATCGCAATGAATCAGAAACGTATAAAAATGATTTATTCATTTTTAACAATAACTTTTATATTTGGCTTGATTTTTTTATTAATGGAAGTGCATGAATTTTATGAATTGATTATAGAAAACTTTGGTCCTGATAAAAATGCTTTTTTTTCTATTTTCTTTACTCTTGTTGCCACTCATGGTGTACATATTTTTTTCGGTTTAATTTTGATATTGTCAATTCTTTATCAAATAAAAAAACTAGGTTTGACTAATTCTATTCGAACTAGAATTTTGTGTTTTAGTGTTTTTTGGCATTTTTTAGACATTATATGGATTTGTGTTTTTACTTTTGTTTATTTAAATGGAGCTATTTAA